Proteins from a genomic interval of Luteibacter pinisoli:
- a CDS encoding alpha-galactosidase D has protein sequence MSRLVLACGLTALASTATAQVNGVAHRPYLGWSSFSQQTLDPAFLTQANMLKQSDALAASGLQAHGYTYINLDSGWMGGFDANGRPIPDATTFPDIKALIDHIHANGQKAGIYWIPGVEEPAVQANSPILGSDQHIQDILALPHRAGNAFGGPGESPYHYKIDFSKAGAQAYMDSVVALFASWGVDFIKLDGVTPGSYSDDLSIDNREDVVAWSRAIAKSGRPMWFTVSWQLDKDHNDIWSTWANARRIDDDVECEGRCATLTNWPRIEKRFRDLPSWQDAAGPTKGWNDLDTLDITDGELDGLSLDEKRSAMTIWSMANAPLYLGGDLTKLDPEGLRIATNDEVLAVDQSGHPARQLVGGDHQVWVSDLGDGRYYVALFNMNAAPATVSVPWRLLGIPGALRVRDLWTHKELGPSVARHDVLLPAHATQLLLVQRLPGQVLAPPSKAYEAEAATLAGTAQVFACNGCSGGSKVGGLGLGTSNTVSFNEVTVPRDGVYLMQVDSLTLGLRSYLYRVNDGPYHTFNSGGGSFQLPSSSALPICLHAGTNRIRFGNDVSYPPDLDRIVIRDGMGLPAPSVDVYEAEAATLGGTVTAGFSNYFSGLAKAGNIGGGAANAVTFNQVTVPRAGVYQLEIDYATKGPRSLVMTVNGGNARQLDLDGSSFDDPVARVVDVTLQAGNNTVVLGNPSGFGPDLDRIVVSARSGAPVTGCP, from the coding sequence TTGTCCCGCCTCGTCCTGGCCTGTGGCTTGACCGCCCTGGCCAGCACTGCCACCGCCCAGGTCAATGGGGTGGCGCACCGGCCCTACCTGGGCTGGAGCAGCTTCAGCCAGCAAACGCTCGATCCCGCGTTCCTTACCCAGGCCAACATGCTCAAGCAGTCCGACGCGCTGGCCGCGTCGGGCCTGCAAGCGCATGGTTACACGTACATCAACCTCGATTCGGGGTGGATGGGTGGCTTCGATGCGAATGGCCGGCCCATCCCCGATGCCACGACGTTCCCTGACATCAAGGCCCTGATCGATCACATCCACGCCAACGGACAGAAGGCCGGCATCTACTGGATTCCCGGCGTGGAAGAGCCCGCGGTGCAGGCGAATTCGCCGATCCTCGGCAGCGATCAACATATCCAGGACATCCTCGCGTTGCCGCATCGCGCCGGCAACGCGTTCGGCGGGCCCGGTGAATCGCCGTACCACTACAAGATCGATTTCTCGAAGGCTGGCGCGCAGGCGTACATGGATTCCGTCGTCGCGCTGTTCGCGTCGTGGGGCGTGGATTTCATCAAGCTCGATGGCGTGACCCCCGGCTCGTATAGCGATGACCTCAGCATCGATAACCGCGAAGACGTCGTGGCGTGGTCCAGGGCCATCGCGAAGAGCGGACGGCCGATGTGGTTCACCGTCTCCTGGCAGCTCGACAAGGATCACAACGACATCTGGTCGACATGGGCCAATGCGCGACGCATCGACGACGACGTGGAGTGCGAGGGCCGCTGCGCCACGCTGACCAACTGGCCGCGCATCGAGAAGCGCTTTCGCGACCTGCCTTCATGGCAGGACGCCGCAGGCCCGACCAAGGGCTGGAACGATCTCGATACGCTGGATATCACCGACGGGGAACTCGACGGCCTCAGCCTCGACGAGAAGCGCTCGGCGATGACGATCTGGTCGATGGCCAATGCGCCGCTGTACCTCGGCGGCGACCTGACCAAGCTCGATCCGGAGGGGCTGCGCATCGCCACCAACGACGAGGTGCTCGCCGTGGATCAGTCGGGCCATCCGGCGCGCCAGCTCGTCGGTGGCGATCACCAGGTCTGGGTGAGCGATCTGGGTGATGGCCGCTACTACGTCGCGCTGTTCAACATGAATGCGGCGCCGGCCACGGTGAGCGTGCCCTGGCGCTTGCTGGGGATCCCCGGTGCGCTGCGCGTGCGCGACCTGTGGACGCACAAGGAACTGGGCCCGTCCGTGGCCCGTCACGATGTGCTGCTGCCAGCTCACGCCACGCAGTTGCTGCTGGTCCAGCGGTTACCCGGCCAGGTGCTGGCGCCACCTTCGAAAGCCTATGAGGCCGAAGCGGCGACGCTGGCGGGCACCGCGCAGGTCTTCGCGTGCAACGGCTGCTCCGGCGGCAGCAAGGTCGGCGGTCTTGGCCTGGGCACGAGCAACACGGTGAGCTTCAATGAGGTGACCGTGCCGCGTGATGGCGTGTACCTGATGCAGGTGGATTCGCTCACGCTGGGCCTGCGTTCCTACCTCTACCGCGTGAACGATGGCCCGTACCACACGTTCAACTCCGGTGGCGGCAGTTTCCAGCTGCCCTCGTCGAGCGCGTTACCGATATGCCTGCATGCGGGCACGAACCGCATCCGCTTTGGCAATGACGTGAGCTATCCGCCCGACCTGGACCGCATCGTCATTCGCGATGGCATGGGGCTGCCGGCACCGTCGGTGGATGTGTACGAAGCCGAGGCCGCCACACTGGGTGGCACGGTGACGGCGGGTTTCAGCAACTACTTCTCGGGCCTGGCGAAGGCCGGCAATATCGGTGGCGGCGCGGCGAATGCGGTCACCTTCAACCAGGTCACCGTGCCGCGGGCCGGGGTGTACCAGCTGGAGATTGACTACGCGACCAAGGGCCCGCGTTCGCTGGTGATGACCGTGAACGGCGGGAATGCGCGGCAGCTGGATCTCGATGGCAGCAGCTTTGACGATCCCGTCGCCCGCGTGGTCGATGTGACGCTCCAGGCGGGAAACAATACGGTGGTGCTCGGCAATCCCTCGGGATTCGGCCCCGACCTCGACCGCATCGTCGTGAGTGCCCGCTCAGGCGCGCCTGTCACCGGCTGCCCCTGA
- a CDS encoding SDR family NAD(P)-dependent oxidoreductase: MSTPLTPPRRLAIVTGGSRGLGRNTVVHLARRGVDSIFTYVSNEAEARNTVDAVAAEGARAIALPLDVGNAGSFDAFVEQLRPALATLGAERFDYLVNNAGTSHHTPIADTSEAQVDALYNVHFKGVFFLTQKLLPLMNDGGRIINVSSGLTRVAMPGSAPYAAMKGAIEVLTRYFAKEFGARGITANCVAPGAVATDFSGGMVRDNPDVNRRVAEITALGRVGLPDDIGPMIASLLSDDNGWVNAQRIEVSGGMLV, translated from the coding sequence ATGTCCACCCCACTGACTCCCCCGCGCCGCCTCGCCATCGTGACCGGTGGCAGCCGCGGCCTCGGCCGCAACACCGTCGTCCATCTCGCCCGTCGTGGCGTGGATAGCATCTTCACTTACGTCTCGAATGAAGCGGAAGCACGCAACACGGTCGACGCTGTCGCCGCGGAAGGTGCCCGCGCGATCGCCCTGCCCCTGGATGTCGGCAACGCGGGGTCGTTCGATGCCTTCGTCGAACAGCTTCGCCCTGCCCTCGCCACGCTTGGCGCCGAACGCTTCGACTATCTCGTGAACAACGCCGGCACGTCGCACCACACGCCGATCGCGGACACCAGCGAAGCGCAGGTGGATGCGTTGTACAACGTGCATTTCAAGGGCGTGTTCTTCCTCACCCAGAAACTCCTGCCGCTGATGAATGACGGCGGCCGCATCATCAACGTCTCCAGCGGGCTGACGCGCGTGGCGATGCCGGGCAGCGCACCGTATGCCGCGATGAAGGGCGCGATCGAAGTGCTGACGCGCTACTTCGCCAAGGAGTTCGGCGCCCGCGGGATCACGGCCAATTGCGTGGCGCCCGGCGCCGTCGCCACCGACTTCAGCGGTGGCATGGTTCGCGATAATCCGGACGTCAACCGGCGCGTCGCCGAGATCACGGCGCTTGGCCGCGTCGGTCTTCCCGACGATATCGGCCCGATGATCGCGTCGCTGCTCTCCGACGACAACGGCTGGGTGAATGCCCAGCGTATCGAGGTATCCGGCGGCATGCTGGTGTGA
- a CDS encoding AraC family transcriptional regulator — protein sequence MPQALVDIVRRYTDTHPGENPWMTAIDGVGILRSDLPRNAAPLLFQPCLCVVAQGSKLSTFGNRRYEYGAGQALVVSVEMPAFSRVAAASPEEPFLGVVIGLDPKLMTEVMETVPTSVHVSAHVPRGVFVTDYDGPLADCVVRLLRLLDTPDAIPFVAPLVLREIAYWLLTGPHAADVAKVALADSRTHRVLSAVQALRVHFAEAIRIDELAAIAQLSPSAFHRQFKALTSLTPVQFQKQLRLHEARLLLATGTVNAETAAWRVGYESASQFSREYARLFGAPPRRDIAALRDTLPG from the coding sequence ATGCCGCAGGCCCTTGTCGACATCGTCCGCCGCTATACGGACACGCACCCCGGCGAGAACCCGTGGATGACCGCCATCGACGGCGTGGGCATCCTGCGCTCGGACCTTCCGCGGAATGCGGCGCCCCTGCTGTTCCAGCCGTGTCTGTGCGTGGTGGCGCAGGGCAGCAAGCTGAGCACCTTTGGCAACCGCCGGTATGAGTACGGTGCGGGGCAGGCCCTGGTGGTCAGCGTGGAAATGCCCGCGTTCAGTCGTGTCGCCGCGGCCAGCCCGGAGGAGCCCTTCCTCGGCGTGGTTATCGGCCTGGATCCGAAGCTGATGACCGAGGTGATGGAGACGGTACCGACGTCGGTGCATGTATCAGCGCATGTCCCGCGGGGTGTGTTCGTCACCGATTACGACGGCCCGCTGGCGGATTGCGTGGTGCGCCTGCTGCGCCTGCTGGATACGCCCGATGCCATTCCGTTCGTCGCGCCGCTGGTGCTGCGCGAGATTGCCTATTGGTTGCTGACCGGGCCGCATGCCGCGGACGTGGCGAAGGTGGCCCTGGCCGACAGCCGTACCCATCGCGTGCTGAGCGCGGTGCAGGCGTTGCGCGTTCATTTTGCCGAGGCCATCCGGATCGACGAGCTCGCGGCGATTGCCCAGCTCAGTCCCTCGGCCTTCCATCGCCAGTTCAAGGCGCTCACCTCGCTGACGCCGGTGCAGTTCCAGAAGCAACTCCGCCTCCACGAGGCCCGCTTGCTGCTTGCAACCGGCACCGTGAATGCGGAGACGGCCGCCTGGCGCGTCGGCTACGAGAGCGCATCGCAGTTCAGCCGGGAATACGCCCGCCTGTTTGGTGCCCCGCCACGGCGAGACATCGCGGCCCTGCGCGACACATTGCCGGGATGA
- a CDS encoding threonine aldolase family protein, protein MVSRREFLQAVPIGALSLAAAAHPLALAAAPAPAEKPLAVEKIVALVGDDVPVRSMYLPQRLEAAIAGNAEVGDLYLHDGAVGALEKRFAELLGKEDAAFMPTGTMANQIAVRILCGDRRHLLLQKESHVYRDEEDATPVLSGINPVPIDGGTSEALVASVQAAFNQRSKDPYPMEVGAISLESPVRRLDGSTTALDTILRIADIAKKNGTGMHLDGARLLLMSGMEGFDPKTYAVPFDTVYVSLYKYLGAPFGAILAGDKARIDRARHVRHIFGGTIFRGYPAAALALHGLDHFGERFARVRAAGEALLAKLAGMPGIRIERVDRGSNIAIAILDAKVADGLRERARSADIVVGKPDNGRLHLTFNETLLRKPTATIAKVFAADGVG, encoded by the coding sequence ATGGTCAGTCGTCGTGAGTTCCTCCAGGCCGTGCCGATCGGTGCCTTGTCCCTGGCCGCCGCAGCCCATCCGCTGGCGCTGGCGGCCGCGCCCGCCCCCGCCGAGAAGCCCCTCGCCGTCGAGAAGATCGTGGCACTGGTGGGCGACGATGTGCCGGTGCGCTCCATGTATCTTCCGCAGCGGCTCGAAGCGGCGATCGCCGGGAATGCCGAGGTAGGCGACCTCTACCTGCATGACGGCGCCGTGGGCGCGCTGGAGAAACGCTTCGCTGAGTTGCTTGGCAAGGAGGATGCCGCCTTCATGCCGACGGGCACGATGGCCAACCAGATAGCCGTCCGTATCCTCTGCGGCGATCGCCGTCATTTGCTGCTGCAGAAGGAGAGCCACGTCTACCGTGACGAGGAAGACGCGACGCCCGTGCTCAGCGGCATCAATCCGGTACCGATCGACGGTGGAACCAGCGAGGCCCTCGTGGCTTCCGTGCAGGCGGCCTTCAACCAGCGCTCGAAGGATCCGTATCCGATGGAGGTGGGTGCCATTTCGCTGGAAAGCCCGGTGCGCCGCCTGGATGGGTCCACCACCGCCCTCGATACCATCCTGCGTATCGCCGACATCGCGAAGAAGAACGGCACCGGCATGCATCTGGATGGCGCGCGGCTGTTGTTGATGTCAGGGATGGAAGGGTTTGATCCGAAAACCTACGCGGTGCCGTTCGATACGGTCTACGTGTCGTTGTACAAGTACCTGGGCGCGCCGTTCGGCGCGATCCTCGCGGGCGACAAGGCGCGCATCGACCGCGCGCGGCATGTGCGCCACATCTTTGGCGGCACGATCTTCCGCGGCTATCCGGCTGCCGCCCTGGCCTTGCATGGCCTGGACCATTTCGGCGAGCGGTTCGCACGCGTGCGTGCGGCGGGTGAGGCCTTGCTGGCGAAACTCGCGGGCATGCCCGGTATCCGCATCGAACGCGTGGATCGTGGGAGCAATATCGCCATCGCCATCCTTGATGCCAAGGTGGCCGATGGCTTGCGCGAGCGCGCACGGAGCGCGGACATCGTCGTCGGCAAGCCGGACAACGGGCGTCTGCACCTCACGTTCAACGAGACATTGCTGCGCAAGCCCACCGCTACCATTGCTAAAGTGTTCGCTGCGGATGGTGTGGGGTAG
- the crcB gene encoding fluoride efflux transporter CrcB, which yields MGYLLVFIGGGLGSVIRYALSVLGMRLLGQGFPWATLFINILGSAMMGALTGWLVVQGSAPASLRLFVATGLLGGFTTFSTFSLETVLLYERGQLGLAVAYVAASVVIGVGALVLAMKLARGMA from the coding sequence GTGGGTTATTTACTGGTCTTCATCGGCGGTGGCCTGGGCTCCGTGATCCGCTACGCGCTAAGCGTGCTCGGCATGCGCCTGCTGGGGCAGGGCTTTCCCTGGGCCACTTTGTTCATCAACATCCTGGGTTCGGCGATGATGGGCGCGCTGACCGGTTGGCTGGTGGTGCAGGGCAGCGCGCCGGCGTCGCTTCGCCTCTTCGTCGCCACGGGCCTGCTCGGCGGCTTCACCACGTTCTCGACGTTCTCGCTGGAAACCGTGCTGCTGTACGAGCGCGGCCAGCTCGGCCTGGCCGTGGCCTACGTGGCCGCCTCCGTCGTGATCGGGGTAGGGGCGCTGGTGCTGGCCATGAAACTGGCCCGCGGCATGGCGTAA
- a CDS encoding response regulator, whose protein sequence is MISVVLVDDHELVRTGFRMILQQQADFRIRGEAGTAEEGLRLIRAQSPDIALVDVHMPGMSGVELTERVIRAKLRTNIVILTVVDDARFPKRLLDAGALGYLTKGCSADELLTAVRSVAGGRRYLAPTVAQQLALATLDGSESPFDSLSTREMEVSMMLVRGMPLTSIGERLNLSPKTVSTYKQRLMEKLHVDHVVGLAHLMTVHGLLDTHNHQVGN, encoded by the coding sequence ATGATTAGTGTTGTTTTGGTCGACGACCATGAACTGGTCAGGACCGGCTTCCGGATGATCCTGCAACAGCAGGCTGACTTCCGGATCAGGGGAGAGGCGGGCACCGCGGAGGAGGGCCTGCGCCTCATCCGTGCGCAGTCGCCGGATATCGCGCTGGTGGACGTGCACATGCCGGGAATGAGCGGCGTGGAACTCACGGAGCGCGTGATCAGAGCCAAGTTACGCACGAACATCGTGATACTCACGGTGGTGGATGACGCACGCTTTCCCAAGCGCCTGCTCGATGCCGGCGCGCTCGGTTACCTGACCAAGGGGTGTTCGGCGGACGAGTTGCTGACCGCCGTCCGTTCCGTGGCGGGTGGGCGTCGCTACCTCGCGCCTACCGTGGCGCAGCAGCTGGCCCTGGCGACGCTGGATGGCTCGGAGTCACCGTTCGATTCACTTTCCACCCGCGAAATGGAAGTGTCCATGATGCTGGTGCGCGGCATGCCGCTCACCTCCATCGGTGAGCGCCTGAACCTGAGTCCGAAAACGGTATCTACCTACAAGCAGCGCCTCATGGAGAAGCTGCACGTGGACCATGTGGTCGGGCTGGCCCACCTCATGACCGTCCACGGCCTGCTGGACACCCACAACCACCAGGTGGGTAACTAG
- the rne gene encoding ribonuclease E — MKRMLINATQREELRVAIVDGQNLYDLDIEIPSREQKKANIYKGRITRVEPSLEACFVDYGAERHGFLPLKEISRDYFNPNAEGKSNIRELLKEGQEIIVQVEKEERGNKGAALTTFISLAGRYMVLMPNNPRAGGVSRRIEGEDRQALKEAMEHLSVPDDMGLIVRTAGMGRDAEELQWDLDYLLQLWKSISGAANSQKAPFLIYQESKLFIRALRDYLRNDIGEILIDEESLFKDARDFVQQVMPNNLRKLKLYQDPTPLFSRYQIETQIESIFERNVRLPSGGSIVIDQTEALTAVDINSSKATKGSDIEETAFNTNLEAATEIARQLRIRDAGGLIVIDFIDMDSPRHQREVEERLKDALKADRARVQIGRISRFGLLEMSRQRLRPSLGEATQIVCPRCEGHGHIRSVESLALSTLRLIEEHAMKENTGQVLVQAPPAVANFLLNEKRASVVEIELRHSVHVVIVADDKLETPHLEISRIREADMGEHSKPSYERTTPVVATALPKMGQVPGSGEQPLVTGVVPSSPAPIRDEEPEAVEAPARAARAPAAPAAPTGGFFSRLFSSLFGGGAQPAPAAAAPAPARREESRPGGPNDRSERNGNRRDERRGEGRGKGESRQGQGQRKDKDNTQQGRQAQQQPKARQEKGQQQPRQADDKGRQKDGQAQGGRQPRQDQDKAQPNENRRQQQPRNERQPQGEKVEKAEKIDKAANAQAQPSRAPADKVAAPVAAAVVDETLLTTAAELPLVEGEVAAAGDTTDGAADGTRDAGEGGQRRRRGRRGGRRRRRQEDGTQAGAVDGNDLDDEDGDDDVGTGRDSDSVPPILDTPEAAANAVAIEPPRTEATRPAEPGDDEHVPSALTLPSLPKLPPVPGTAATAAVAVVAHEAVIPADSVEVRTSERRQTESDAPLKTAPVESSHTPVPAAAEPDVEAPKAQVAAPVESVLDAPARGLLPEADVVAPVAPVAAAPVATPTPVTVTADETVDAKAEVEVEAEKPAVAATPVVEAVKPAPAPAPTPAPTPAVAPTPAPVATAPAEPVTPKSPEASNVSNVSHTPAATPDQPAWTPPAQGDLLTRPRHEPQEGQQ; from the coding sequence ATGAAGCGTATGTTGATCAACGCGACTCAGCGCGAAGAGTTGCGCGTGGCCATCGTCGACGGACAGAATCTCTACGACCTCGACATCGAAATCCCGTCCCGGGAACAGAAAAAGGCCAATATTTACAAAGGCCGCATCACCCGCGTCGAACCGTCCCTCGAAGCCTGCTTCGTCGATTACGGCGCCGAACGCCACGGCTTCCTGCCGCTGAAGGAAATCTCCCGCGATTACTTCAATCCGAATGCGGAAGGTAAGTCGAACATCCGCGAGCTCCTGAAAGAAGGCCAGGAGATCATCGTCCAGGTCGAAAAGGAAGAACGCGGTAACAAGGGCGCCGCCCTCACCACGTTTATCAGCCTTGCCGGCCGCTACATGGTGCTGATGCCGAACAACCCGCGTGCGGGTGGTGTTTCGCGTCGCATCGAGGGCGAAGACCGCCAGGCCCTGAAGGAAGCGATGGAGCACCTCTCGGTGCCCGACGACATGGGCCTGATCGTGCGCACCGCCGGCATGGGCCGCGATGCCGAAGAGCTCCAGTGGGATCTCGACTACCTGCTCCAGCTGTGGAAGTCGATTTCGGGCGCTGCCAACTCGCAGAAGGCCCCGTTCCTGATCTACCAGGAATCGAAACTGTTCATCCGCGCCCTGCGCGATTACCTGCGTAACGATATCGGCGAAATCCTCATCGACGAGGAGTCGCTGTTCAAGGACGCCCGCGATTTCGTCCAGCAGGTGATGCCGAACAACCTGCGCAAGCTGAAGCTGTACCAGGATCCGACCCCGCTGTTCTCGCGCTACCAGATCGAAACCCAGATTGAATCGATCTTCGAGCGCAATGTCCGCCTTCCCTCGGGCGGTTCCATCGTTATCGACCAGACCGAAGCCCTGACCGCCGTCGACATCAACTCGTCGAAGGCCACCAAGGGCAGCGACATCGAAGAGACGGCGTTCAACACGAACCTGGAAGCGGCGACCGAAATCGCCCGCCAGCTGCGCATCCGCGACGCCGGCGGCCTGATCGTCATCGACTTCATCGACATGGACAGCCCGCGCCACCAGCGCGAGGTGGAAGAGCGCCTGAAGGACGCCCTCAAGGCGGACCGCGCCCGCGTCCAGATCGGCCGCATCAGCCGCTTCGGCCTGCTCGAGATGTCGCGCCAGCGCCTGCGCCCCAGCCTCGGCGAAGCCACCCAGATCGTTTGCCCGCGCTGCGAAGGCCATGGCCACATCCGCAGCGTCGAATCGCTCGCGCTGTCCACCCTGCGCCTGATCGAAGAGCACGCGATGAAGGAAAACACCGGGCAGGTCCTGGTGCAGGCGCCGCCCGCGGTCGCCAACTTCCTGCTCAACGAGAAGCGTGCCAGCGTCGTCGAGATCGAACTGCGCCACAGCGTGCACGTGGTGATCGTCGCTGACGACAAGCTGGAAACCCCGCACCTTGAGATCTCCCGCATCCGCGAAGCGGACATGGGCGAGCACAGCAAGCCGAGCTACGAGCGCACCACCCCGGTGGTCGCCACGGCGCTGCCGAAGATGGGCCAGGTTCCGGGCAGTGGCGAACAGCCGCTGGTGACCGGCGTGGTCCCGTCCTCGCCCGCCCCCATCCGTGACGAAGAGCCGGAAGCCGTCGAGGCCCCTGCCCGCGCGGCACGTGCACCGGCTGCTCCGGCAGCACCGACCGGTGGCTTCTTCTCGCGCCTGTTCAGCAGCCTGTTCGGTGGCGGCGCCCAGCCGGCACCGGCGGCGGCCGCTCCGGCGCCCGCCCGTCGCGAGGAATCGCGCCCGGGTGGCCCTAACGATCGCAGCGAGCGCAACGGCAACCGCCGCGACGAGCGCCGCGGCGAAGGTCGTGGCAAGGGCGAGTCGCGCCAGGGCCAGGGCCAGCGCAAGGACAAGGACAACACCCAGCAGGGCCGCCAGGCCCAGCAGCAGCCGAAGGCCCGCCAGGAAAAGGGCCAGCAGCAGCCGCGCCAGGCCGATGACAAGGGCCGCCAGAAGGACGGCCAGGCCCAGGGCGGCCGCCAGCCGCGCCAGGACCAGGACAAGGCCCAGCCGAACGAGAACCGCCGCCAGCAGCAGCCGCGCAACGAGCGCCAGCCGCAGGGCGAGAAGGTGGAGAAGGCCGAGAAGATCGACAAGGCCGCCAATGCCCAGGCACAGCCGTCCCGCGCGCCAGCCGACAAGGTGGCCGCGCCGGTCGCCGCGGCGGTGGTCGACGAGACGCTGCTGACCACGGCTGCCGAGCTTCCGCTGGTCGAGGGTGAGGTCGCCGCCGCTGGCGACACCACCGATGGCGCCGCCGATGGCACCCGTGACGCCGGCGAAGGTGGCCAGCGCCGCCGCCGCGGTCGTCGTGGTGGCCGTCGCCGTCGTCGCCAGGAAGACGGTACGCAGGCCGGTGCCGTCGATGGCAACGATCTGGATGATGAAGACGGTGATGACGACGTCGGTACCGGTCGCGACAGCGACAGCGTGCCGCCGATCCTCGATACCCCGGAAGCCGCGGCGAATGCCGTGGCGATCGAGCCGCCGCGCACCGAAGCGACGCGTCCTGCCGAACCCGGCGACGATGAGCACGTGCCCTCGGCCCTTACCCTGCCGTCGCTGCCCAAGCTGCCGCCCGTCCCGGGTACGGCCGCCACGGCTGCCGTCGCGGTGGTGGCGCATGAAGCGGTCATCCCGGCCGACTCGGTCGAGGTTCGCACCAGCGAGCGTCGCCAGACGGAATCGGATGCCCCGCTGAAGACCGCACCCGTCGAGTCGTCGCACACCCCGGTCCCGGCCGCCGCCGAGCCCGACGTGGAAGCGCCCAAGGCGCAGGTCGCCGCCCCGGTGGAATCGGTGCTCGACGCGCCGGCCCGTGGCCTGCTGCCGGAAGCTGACGTGGTTGCCCCGGTCGCCCCGGTTGCTGCTGCGCCAGTAGCAACGCCGACGCCGGTGACTGTCACGGCCGACGAAACCGTCGACGCCAAGGCAGAGGTTGAGGTTGAGGCTGAGAAGCCGGCCGTCGCCGCCACGCCCGTCGTCGAGGCGGTAAAGCCCGCACCGGCGCCGGCCCCTACACCGGCCCCGACCCCGGCCGTCGCGCCTACGCCGGCACCCGTGGCGACGGCCCCGGCAGAGCCGGTCACGCCGAAGTCGCCGGAAGCGTCGAACGTATCTAACGTCTCGCACACGCCGGCCGCGACGCCGGACCAGCCGGCCTGGACGCCGCCCGCCCAGGGTGACTTGCTGACGCGACCGCGTCACGAGCCGCAGGAAGGCCAGCAGTAA
- a CDS encoding RluA family pseudouridine synthase, with protein MQTVTSLDGGQGVRLVEIGPERDGQRVDNALITLCKGIPRSLVYRILRTGQVRINGKRAKPDTRLVAGDMLRIPPMRIAERDETVAPAGMVKSVVDAVIFEDKHFLVIDKPVGIAAHGGSGVSHGAIELLRAARPNEHLELVHRLDRDTSGVLVLAKSRSGLTGLQALIRENQVVKQYLCLMTGTPRKAKFDVNAPLLKSVMHGGERMVRVDDAGKPSLTFFQEVEQYPGCRLMLATLGTGRTHQIRVHAQYAGHPLAGDPKYGDEEANKRLRAKGLKRMFLHATRMSFDLDGRNYDFSVPLPDDLKAFLDNLRS; from the coding sequence ATGCAGACGGTAACTTCCCTCGACGGCGGCCAAGGTGTGCGGCTGGTCGAAATCGGCCCCGAGAGGGACGGCCAGCGCGTGGATAACGCCCTGATCACCCTGTGCAAGGGCATTCCCCGCAGCCTGGTCTACCGGATCCTGAGAACGGGCCAGGTGCGTATTAATGGCAAGCGCGCCAAGCCGGATACCCGGCTGGTGGCCGGGGATATGTTGCGCATCCCGCCGATGCGCATCGCAGAGCGGGATGAGACCGTCGCACCGGCCGGGATGGTCAAGTCCGTGGTCGATGCCGTCATTTTCGAGGACAAACACTTCCTCGTTATCGACAAACCCGTCGGCATTGCCGCCCATGGCGGCAGCGGCGTCAGCCACGGGGCCATCGAGCTGCTCCGTGCCGCGCGCCCCAACGAACACCTGGAACTGGTCCACCGGCTGGACCGCGACACCAGCGGCGTCCTCGTCCTGGCCAAGAGCCGCTCCGGCCTGACCGGCCTGCAGGCTCTGATCCGCGAGAACCAGGTGGTGAAGCAGTACCTCTGCCTGATGACCGGCACCCCGCGGAAGGCGAAGTTCGACGTGAACGCGCCGCTGCTCAAGTCCGTGATGCACGGCGGTGAGCGCATGGTGCGGGTCGACGATGCCGGCAAGCCCTCGCTGACCTTCTTCCAGGAAGTGGAGCAGTACCCGGGCTGCCGCCTCATGCTCGCCACCCTCGGGACCGGCCGCACGCACCAGATCCGCGTGCATGCCCAGTACGCCGGCCATCCGCTCGCGGGTGACCCGAAGTACGGCGACGAGGAGGCCAACAAGCGTCTGCGCGCCAAGGGCCTGAAGCGGATGTTCCTGCACGCCACCCGGATGAGCTTCGACCTGGATGGCCGGAACTACGACTTTTCCGTGCCGTTGCCCGACGATCTCAAGGCGTTCCTCGACAATCTGCGCAGCTAA